Proteins encoded in a region of the Anopheles ziemanni chromosome 2, idAnoZiCoDA_A2_x.2, whole genome shotgun sequence genome:
- the LOC131293903 gene encoding uncharacterized protein LOC131293903 — protein MSFRSFPVRRLPFLLVTVILSVAVVGNFAQSPEALNYPNVIAFGVFGGTICYSNSVAVKSSIPVTTRAFTFVPATALMYVVCYNNLRLHPFEVKLLGGGLGSKTQTSIVATSVTGKLFVNCDAYCA, from the exons ATGTCCTTCCGATCGTTCCCGGTGCGGCGGCTGCCGTTCCTGCTGGTGACCGTGATCCTTTCGGTCGCAGTTGTGGGAAACTTTGCACAGTCTCCGGAAGCACTCAATTATCCCAACGTGATAGCGTTCGGTGTGTTCGGTGGAACCATTTGTTACTCCAACTCTGTCGCCGTGAAATCATCGATTCCGGTGACAACGCGTGCATTCACCTTCGTTCCGGCA ACTGCTCTCATGTACGTCGTTTGCTATAACAACCTGCGATTGCATCCCTTTGAGGTGAAGCTACTGGGTGGAGGTCTGGGCTCCAAGACGCAGACTAGCATAGTGGCTACCTCGGTTACGGGAAAGCTGTTCGTCAACTGTGATGCTTACTGCGCCTAA